Proteins from a single region of Chitinibacter bivalviorum:
- a CDS encoding class II glutamine amidotransferase: MCQLLGMNCNTPTDIIFSFEGFRRRGGLTDEHSDGWGIAFFEGEGCRLFLDYLPSISSPVADLVRAYPIKSTNVIAHIRKATQGQINLANTHPFGRELWGQYWIFAHNGNLSDLPSLEQGRFLPVGSTDSEHAYCWILNQLAERFQSPPSFAALRDTLKELSSTLAQHGTFNFLLSNGQVMFAHCSTKLHYLVRQAPFCHAHLSDTDLAVDFSRETQPSDRVAMIATEPLTDNENWTAMQSGQLIMLIDGTIQP; this comes from the coding sequence ATGTGCCAACTACTCGGCATGAACTGCAATACCCCGACGGATATTATTTTTTCATTTGAAGGCTTTCGTCGTCGCGGCGGCTTAACCGACGAGCACTCTGACGGCTGGGGGATTGCGTTTTTTGAAGGTGAAGGTTGTCGACTTTTTCTCGATTATCTCCCGTCAATTTCCAGCCCAGTGGCTGATCTGGTCCGCGCCTATCCGATTAAAAGCACCAATGTCATCGCGCATATTCGCAAGGCGACGCAAGGGCAAATTAATCTGGCCAACACCCACCCCTTTGGCCGTGAGTTATGGGGGCAGTATTGGATTTTTGCGCACAATGGCAATCTCAGCGACTTGCCGTCCTTAGAGCAAGGACGATTTCTGCCCGTCGGTAGCACAGATAGCGAGCATGCATATTGCTGGATATTGAACCAACTAGCCGAGCGTTTTCAATCGCCGCCCAGCTTTGCGGCTCTGCGCGATACCTTGAAGGAACTGAGTAGCACGCTAGCGCAGCACGGCACTTTTAATTTTCTACTCTCGAATGGGCAGGTGATGTTTGCTCATTGCAGCACCAAATTGCATTATTTGGTGCGTCAGGCGCCATTTTGCCACGCACATCTGAGCGATACCGACTTAGCCGTGGATTTTTCGCGGGAAACTCAGCCCAGCGATCGTGTCGCCATGATTGCGACGGAACCCCTCACCGACAATGAAAACTGGACAGCGATGCAGAGCGGTCAACTCATTATGCTGATTGATGGCACGATTCAACCCTAG
- the fliD gene encoding flagellar filament capping protein FliD gives MLNSVSDRNGFFSRQNGVGAIYGQNTATPSAGLSSDDIYRIGSMSAINRVGGSNLQLSNLNAISAAPNEFLQKRFSSSTVTLSAPAQVQSSLSTLDTTLKSFSLPAVRNPLKTSQSQAEIATAKALSGGDALAAQTIEVKQLAQGQISQTKALASKDDLLGKGSLTIRFGAINDQLNQAQGGKTLQVQIDSTETLGDLARKIENAQPSLRAAVVVDTQGARLQLENTNTGAEQAFTLIAQEDSGGTSTNLSRLSLDAAAATSGLRVALDAKVSIAGREVQSASNTLSDTASNVQLELKSVGQASIGLERDDKALAANFKHLIAGINELKTQLQAVDAGLAKKTISQIDEVLNKLSVGQGNESLSLNAIGITSSNDGKLIVNETRLSQQALAQADSVNTLFNRAVDQLGAMTSAGLQTTSFLNNPAQVLRNNAGFTYPRFGEASTALPPPVWSANNANNWRNQYGISQYLQISLLR, from the coding sequence GTGCTTAATAGTGTATCTGACCGCAATGGTTTTTTCTCGCGTCAAAATGGCGTTGGGGCGATTTATGGTCAAAATACAGCGACCCCTTCTGCTGGCCTGTCGAGCGATGATATTTATCGCATTGGGTCGATGAGTGCGATTAATCGCGTCGGCGGTTCCAATTTGCAACTGAGCAATTTGAATGCTATCAGTGCCGCCCCCAACGAATTCCTGCAAAAACGCTTCAGCAGCTCAACGGTAACCTTATCCGCGCCAGCGCAGGTGCAATCGTCGTTATCTACATTGGATACGACGCTTAAATCATTCTCCCTTCCTGCAGTGCGCAATCCACTTAAAACAAGCCAATCGCAGGCTGAAATCGCAACTGCCAAAGCGCTGTCAGGTGGGGATGCGCTCGCCGCACAGACGATTGAGGTTAAGCAGTTGGCCCAAGGGCAAATTAGTCAGACTAAGGCCTTAGCCAGTAAGGATGATCTTTTGGGGAAAGGGAGTTTGACAATCCGTTTTGGCGCGATCAATGATCAGCTCAATCAAGCTCAGGGTGGTAAAACGCTGCAAGTACAAATCGACTCGACCGAGACCTTGGGTGATCTTGCGCGAAAAATCGAAAACGCCCAGCCCAGCCTCAGGGCTGCGGTGGTCGTAGATACGCAGGGCGCGCGTTTGCAATTAGAAAATACCAACACGGGTGCGGAGCAAGCCTTCACCCTGATCGCGCAGGAAGATAGTGGTGGGACAAGTACCAATTTGTCGCGCTTGTCGCTCGACGCTGCTGCGGCGACGTCGGGTTTGCGTGTGGCGCTAGATGCCAAGGTCAGTATTGCTGGGCGTGAAGTGCAAAGCGCGAGTAATACGTTGAGTGACACTGCAAGTAATGTGCAACTCGAGCTGAAAAGCGTTGGGCAGGCTAGCATTGGGCTTGAGCGCGATGACAAAGCGCTCGCTGCAAATTTTAAGCATCTCATTGCCGGGATCAATGAACTGAAAACGCAGTTGCAGGCGGTTGATGCGGGCCTAGCCAAGAAAACCATTTCTCAGATCGATGAGGTTTTGAATAAGCTTAGCGTCGGGCAAGGGAATGAGAGCTTGTCACTGAATGCGATTGGAATTACCAGCAGTAATGATGGCAAATTGATCGTAAATGAAACACGCTTAAGTCAGCAGGCTTTGGCGCAAGCCGATTCAGTGAATACCTTGTTTAATCGGGCAGTCGATCAGTTGGGGGCGATGACAAGCGCGGGTTTGCAAACGACGTCATTTTTGAATAATCCGGCCCAAGTATTGCGCAATAATGCGGGGTTTACTTACCCAAGGTTTGGCGAGGCATCAACGGCCTTACCTCCGCCCGTATGGTCAGCAAATAATGCGAATAATTGGCGTAATCAGTATGGCATTTCGCAGTATTTGCAGATTTCGCTTTTACGCTAA
- a CDS encoding HD-GYP domain-containing protein, whose amino-acid sequence MIKKIPSEAIRPGMYIHDLNVDWMNHPFVRNQFVIEGDEAIAKIIATGVREVYIDTARGLDMADAPTVEEVNAELDAQLLKMAEEPSPIIKVSFAEEMTRARKIHSQASNAVRTVMRDIRLGQAIHLEGVAQVVEDITDSVLRNSGALVGLSGIKNKDEYTFLHSVSVCTLMVTFAQSLGLDRDLIRLAGTGGLLHDTGKMKVPNEILNKPGRLTEAEFAIMQSHPEAGWQILKDIDGMEDIPLDITLHHHERMDGTGYPHKLPGDQISRMAQMAAVVDVYDAITSDRCYHKGMPAPEGLRKLWEWSKFHFNPELVQAFMRTVGIYPVGTLVRLESGRLAVVIDQNDAAMLQPKVKVIFSTKSNTYITPQVVDLARPMGKGGADKIVGHENPEKWQISVARFLFEAS is encoded by the coding sequence ATGATCAAAAAAATCCCTTCCGAAGCTATCCGTCCCGGCATGTATATCCACGATCTGAACGTCGATTGGATGAATCATCCCTTTGTACGCAATCAATTTGTGATCGAGGGCGATGAGGCGATTGCGAAAATCATCGCGACGGGCGTGCGCGAGGTGTATATCGATACGGCACGCGGTTTGGATATGGCCGACGCCCCGACGGTGGAAGAGGTCAATGCCGAGCTGGATGCGCAGCTCCTCAAAATGGCAGAAGAGCCCTCGCCGATTATCAAAGTGTCATTTGCCGAAGAAATGACCCGCGCGCGCAAAATCCATAGCCAAGCCAGCAATGCAGTGCGTACCGTAATGCGGGATATTCGTTTGGGGCAGGCGATTCACCTGGAAGGGGTGGCGCAAGTTGTGGAGGACATCACCGATTCGGTGCTGCGCAACAGCGGAGCGCTAGTGGGCTTGAGTGGGATTAAAAACAAGGACGAATACACCTTTCTGCATTCGGTCAGCGTCTGTACCTTGATGGTGACGTTTGCCCAATCTTTGGGCTTAGATCGAGATTTAATTCGACTGGCGGGTACGGGGGGCTTATTGCACGACACGGGCAAGATGAAAGTGCCGAATGAAATTCTCAATAAACCCGGCCGACTGACCGAAGCCGAGTTCGCCATTATGCAAAGCCACCCCGAAGCGGGCTGGCAGATCTTGAAAGACATTGATGGGATGGAAGATATTCCGCTGGATATCACGCTGCATCATCACGAGCGAATGGACGGAACAGGTTATCCACACAAATTACCTGGTGATCAAATTAGCCGTATGGCGCAGATGGCCGCTGTAGTTGATGTCTATGACGCGATTACTTCCGATCGTTGTTACCACAAAGGTATGCCGGCGCCAGAAGGATTGCGCAAATTGTGGGAGTGGAGCAAGTTTCACTTTAACCCCGAATTAGTGCAGGCCTTTATGCGCACCGTGGGGATTTATCCGGTGGGCACCTTGGTGCGATTGGAATCTGGCCGACTGGCCGTCGTCATTGATCAAAACGACGCAGCGATGTTGCAACCCAAGGTCAAAGTCATTTTTAGTACTAAATCCAATACCTATATTACGCCGCAAGTGGTTGATCTGGCGCGCCCAATGGGTAAGGGTGGTGCAGATAAAATCGTCGGGCATGAAAACCCAGAAAAATGGCAGATCAGTGTCGCCCGCTTCTTGTTTGAAGCCAGTTAA
- a CDS encoding phospholipid carrier-dependent glycosyltransferase produces the protein MSSSTLRFFWSKIVLACCYCLLLLTAPVFAAEQLARNAGVEETSPSGGAAGWTFDHWTQGEPQSTAGRDETVFHSGKSSLKMTLAQGDDGKLTQAIAVKPDTWYRVAAWVKTHGIPADAKVGANLSIVDAMDTSADLKGDNDWQEIVAWGKTGPEQKEIKVALRLGFYGSLTTGTAWFDDISVTEAEPGAGAKVISFTPPPAAPAAVSETPSSGTAAAAWAWIATLGYVGLAWLCIRQRASLNQRFGAIVEGLSPLTATGPTLGLVLLVVLVKAYWAGAYMGHSYDIGTFSAWAMDMYQRGFAGFYRPDYFADYPPGYITVLWLVGALSNWLHLPYGTPGFLTLLKMPSMLADIAGVVFLLSLGRKDAQTRVLALMTALLWLLNPLAIITSSFWGQVDSIFTLILAASLLMLERRRVVLAASLYAIAVLFKPQALLVGPIALIALLSLRDLPLQLKAVGAAVATFFVLSLPFTISREPLWIFSLYGGTLASYNYLTINAFNLYALFNANWLPNETLLLGVQVGTWAWVLTLTALGAVVYGVIKGQGTGRYLFGAFAIYLLFFVLGPKMHERYLFPAAFVGLTAFVVIGDKRVLWLAIGASLTTFLNTLVTLDILTRLNSTGVPNGNFFMIACSLVNVFLLIQTLRTGYDLFLRGNVVALPEVKAIEPVQPSGEYVAPVIAVEAPIAKVSRRAWMALAGICAIYSVAAFTYLGNGQSPQKFWNPPAAGEWAVFDLGAVQQVGQLQYHHGLGQGEYAVQWSADGQNWVAGKGIIVDNRFAEFRWRKLDVKLPARYLKIGLSTGSLQMNEIALRGAQDEVIALKLSSGPNDATALIDEQDKTVAISTAFNGMYFDEVYHARSAWEILQGIDATENTHPPLGKIIIALGVAIFGMNPFGFRFMGVTFGILMLPVFFGLSRRLFRSENFALLATALLALDFMHFTQTRIATIDTYGVFFILASSYWMLRWMQQEPATQDWKTDIKSLLLCGLMFGLGAASKWIVLYHGVGLAGLYCWNLWRQAKVAQALPPKLPGQRGYGDWVTQSVMWSVLAFIVIPALIYTAAYIPLMKATGQGIAGMLANQTGMYQYHSQLKATHPFSSFWYQWPTMAKPMWYYSGSEWTGPLKVSSISAFGNPVTWYLGTLAFLVAIGWRLYMAWAMASSKAVFQRFAITQSQLFALSFILAAGLTQFLPWALIPRKLVFIYHFFASVPFIILALVWGVQRLQLDNPQRVWAKYLPWGVLAVAAALFIAYFPVISGYPVPRGWVEFISKGPITLYF, from the coding sequence ATGTCGAGTTCTACGCTGCGATTTTTCTGGTCCAAGATTGTTTTGGCCTGTTGTTATTGTCTATTGTTGCTGACTGCGCCTGTGTTTGCGGCCGAGCAACTCGCGCGTAATGCTGGCGTTGAGGAAACGAGCCCGTCTGGTGGGGCAGCAGGTTGGACCTTTGATCACTGGACGCAAGGCGAGCCACAAAGTACAGCTGGCCGCGACGAAACAGTATTTCACTCGGGAAAATCATCGCTCAAGATGACTTTGGCGCAAGGCGATGATGGCAAGCTGACGCAGGCCATTGCCGTCAAACCCGATACTTGGTATCGCGTTGCGGCTTGGGTCAAGACGCACGGTATTCCTGCGGATGCAAAAGTAGGGGCGAATCTGAGCATCGTTGATGCGATGGATACTTCGGCCGATCTAAAGGGTGACAATGATTGGCAGGAAATTGTGGCTTGGGGAAAAACTGGTCCCGAGCAAAAAGAAATCAAAGTCGCTTTACGCTTGGGCTTTTATGGCAGCTTAACGACGGGTACTGCGTGGTTTGACGACATTTCAGTGACCGAAGCTGAGCCGGGTGCTGGCGCCAAAGTGATTAGTTTTACCCCACCACCGGCAGCGCCCGCGGCGGTGAGTGAAACGCCATCGAGTGGCACAGCAGCCGCAGCTTGGGCTTGGATTGCGACATTGGGCTATGTTGGCTTGGCATGGTTGTGCATTCGTCAGCGCGCCAGCTTGAATCAGCGTTTTGGTGCCATTGTCGAGGGTTTGTCTCCGCTAACAGCAACAGGGCCGACTTTGGGCTTGGTGCTGCTTGTCGTCTTAGTGAAGGCCTATTGGGCAGGTGCCTATATGGGGCACTCGTATGATATTGGCACTTTCAGCGCCTGGGCGATGGATATGTACCAGCGAGGTTTTGCTGGTTTTTATCGCCCAGATTACTTTGCCGATTACCCGCCTGGTTATATCACGGTGCTGTGGCTGGTTGGCGCACTTTCTAATTGGCTGCATCTACCCTACGGCACGCCGGGCTTTTTAACGCTGCTGAAAATGCCATCGATGTTGGCTGATATTGCCGGTGTCGTTTTCCTGCTGAGCTTAGGGCGAAAAGACGCTCAGACCCGAGTCCTGGCCTTGATGACCGCGCTGCTGTGGTTGCTGAATCCCTTGGCGATTATTACTTCTTCGTTCTGGGGGCAGGTCGATAGCATTTTCACGCTGATCTTGGCTGCTTCTTTGCTGATGCTTGAGCGTCGTCGTGTCGTGCTGGCGGCTAGCTTGTACGCCATTGCGGTGCTATTTAAGCCGCAAGCCTTGCTCGTAGGCCCGATTGCGTTGATTGCTTTGCTCTCCTTGCGCGATTTGCCTTTGCAATTAAAAGCCGTTGGCGCGGCAGTGGCGACGTTCTTTGTTTTGTCTTTGCCATTTACGATTTCGCGTGAACCGCTGTGGATTTTCAGCCTGTATGGCGGCACCTTGGCTAGTTATAACTACTTAACGATTAATGCATTCAATTTATATGCCTTATTCAATGCCAATTGGTTGCCCAATGAAACGCTATTGCTGGGCGTACAGGTCGGCACATGGGCTTGGGTGCTGACCTTAACTGCCTTGGGCGCTGTGGTATATGGCGTGATTAAGGGGCAAGGTACTGGGCGATATTTATTCGGCGCTTTTGCGATTTACCTGCTGTTCTTTGTGCTTGGCCCCAAAATGCACGAGCGCTATTTATTCCCTGCCGCCTTTGTTGGTTTGACGGCTTTTGTCGTCATTGGCGATAAACGCGTGTTGTGGCTGGCGATTGGCGCAAGTTTGACCACTTTCCTCAATACACTGGTGACGTTGGATATTCTGACTCGCCTTAATAGTACCGGTGTACCGAACGGCAATTTCTTTATGATTGCCTGCTCGCTAGTGAATGTATTTTTACTGATTCAAACCTTGCGTACAGGTTATGACCTGTTTTTGCGCGGCAATGTTGTCGCTTTACCTGAAGTCAAAGCCATTGAACCCGTCCAACCTAGCGGTGAATATGTCGCCCCTGTGATCGCGGTTGAAGCCCCGATCGCCAAAGTGAGCCGCCGTGCTTGGATGGCGCTGGCGGGGATTTGCGCAATTTATAGTGTGGCCGCCTTTACCTATTTGGGTAATGGTCAGTCACCACAAAAATTCTGGAATCCCCCCGCAGCAGGTGAGTGGGCGGTCTTCGATTTGGGCGCCGTTCAGCAAGTCGGTCAGCTGCAATACCATCATGGCTTGGGGCAGGGCGAGTACGCTGTGCAATGGTCTGCGGATGGGCAAAATTGGGTGGCTGGTAAGGGCATCATTGTTGATAACCGTTTTGCCGAGTTTCGCTGGCGCAAGCTCGATGTGAAGCTGCCTGCACGTTATTTGAAAATCGGTTTGAGCACTGGTTCGCTGCAAATGAATGAAATTGCGCTGCGTGGTGCACAGGATGAAGTCATCGCGCTTAAATTAAGCAGCGGCCCCAATGATGCGACCGCTTTGATTGATGAACAGGATAAAACGGTCGCCATTTCGACCGCGTTTAACGGCATGTATTTTGACGAGGTTTATCACGCGCGTAGTGCGTGGGAAATCTTGCAAGGAATCGACGCCACTGAAAACACGCACCCACCGCTCGGTAAAATCATTATTGCCTTGGGTGTGGCAATATTTGGCATGAATCCGTTTGGTTTCCGCTTCATGGGCGTGACCTTTGGTATTTTGATGTTGCCAGTGTTCTTTGGCCTGTCGCGTCGATTATTCCGTTCGGAAAACTTCGCTTTGCTGGCGACCGCCTTGTTGGCGCTCGATTTCATGCATTTTACGCAGACCCGCATTGCCACGATTGATACTTATGGCGTGTTCTTTATTCTGGCGAGCTCTTATTGGATGTTGCGTTGGATGCAGCAAGAGCCAGCAACACAAGATTGGAAAACCGATATTAAATCGCTGCTGCTGTGTGGTTTGATGTTTGGTTTGGGTGCCGCCAGTAAATGGATTGTGCTTTATCACGGTGTTGGGCTGGCGGGTCTTTACTGCTGGAATCTGTGGCGTCAGGCCAAAGTCGCGCAAGCTCTGCCTCCGAAATTACCCGGCCAACGTGGCTATGGCGATTGGGTCACGCAAAGCGTGATGTGGTCTGTGCTGGCCTTTATTGTGATTCCGGCGCTGATTTATACCGCTGCGTATATTCCGTTGATGAAGGCGACGGGGCAGGGAATCGCGGGGATGTTGGCCAATCAAACGGGTATGTATCAATACCATAGTCAGCTGAAAGCCACGCATCCGTTTAGCTCGTTCTGGTATCAATGGCCGACGATGGCCAAGCCGATGTGGTATTACTCCGGCTCAGAATGGACTGGCCCGCTGAAGGTTTCGTCGATTAGCGCATTTGGCAATCCTGTGACGTGGTATCTGGGGACATTGGCTTTCTTGGTTGCGATCGGCTGGCGACTTTATATGGCATGGGCAATGGCGAGCTCAAAAGCAGTGTTTCAGCGCTTTGCCATTACGCAAAGCCAGCTTTTTGCCTTGAGTTTTATTTTGGCTGCCGGTTTAACGCAATTTCTGCCTTGGGCGCTGATTCCGCGCAAATTGGTCTTTATTTATCATTTCTTTGCTTCGGTGCCGTTTATTATTCTGGCCTTAGTGTGGGGCGTGCAACGCTTGCAATTGGATAATCCGCAACGCGTCTGGGCGAAATATTTGCCTTGGGGTGTGCTTGCCGTTGCGGCGGCCTTGTTTATTGCCTACTTCCCGGTGATTAGTGGCTATCCTGTGCCGCGCGGCTGGGTGGAGTTTATTAGCAAAGGCCCGATCACTTTGTATTTCTAA
- a CDS encoding YidB family protein translates to MSLLDTLASQVLGGDQSSALSGLLESQGGVSGLLEKLQNGGLGEVAQSWVSTGDNLPISAEQIQSVLGNETVANIASQFGVDPQQAAGTLSTLLPQLIDGLTPNGEVAAGGNSDLLSAGLDLLKGKLFG, encoded by the coding sequence ATGAGTTTACTCGACACCTTGGCATCACAAGTACTTGGCGGTGATCAAAGCAGCGCTCTGTCTGGCTTGCTTGAATCACAAGGCGGCGTTTCTGGCTTGCTGGAGAAGCTTCAGAATGGCGGATTGGGCGAAGTAGCGCAGTCTTGGGTTTCAACGGGTGACAATTTACCCATCTCTGCCGAGCAGATTCAATCCGTTTTGGGCAATGAAACCGTTGCCAATATTGCATCGCAATTTGGCGTTGACCCACAGCAAGCGGCAGGCACATTGTCAACCTTGCTGCCGCAATTAATCGATGGCCTCACGCCAAATGGTGAAGTGGCTGCGGGTGGTAATAGCGATTTGCTTAGCGCCGGCCTAGATCTGCTCAAAGGCAAACTATTTGGCTAA
- a CDS encoding enoyl-ACP reductase FabI, with product MGFLANKKILITGLLSDRSIAYGIAQACHREGAELAFTYVSEDLKDRVAKLAAHFDSTIVLPCDVASDEQIDALFPALAAHWPTFDGLVHSIGFAPRDALKGDYLDAVTRENFAIAHDISSYSFAALAKAARPMLNERASLVTMSYLGAERAIPNYNVMGLAKASLEANVRYMAAALGTSKEIRVNGVSAGPIKTLAAAGIANFGKLLKGAADATPAKRNVTQEEVGNVTAFLLSDLCSGMTGEILHVDVGFFIGAGALAAAE from the coding sequence ATGGGGTTTCTCGCTAATAAGAAGATTTTGATTACTGGCCTGCTGTCGGATCGCTCGATTGCTTATGGTATTGCTCAAGCCTGCCACCGTGAAGGTGCAGAATTGGCGTTCACCTATGTCAGTGAAGATTTGAAAGACCGCGTTGCTAAATTAGCTGCTCACTTTGATTCGACCATCGTTTTGCCCTGTGATGTGGCGAGCGACGAGCAAATTGACGCGCTGTTTCCTGCTCTCGCGGCGCATTGGCCAACGTTTGATGGCTTGGTTCACTCGATTGGCTTCGCCCCACGCGACGCCTTGAAAGGCGACTACCTCGATGCGGTGACGCGTGAAAACTTCGCAATTGCACACGACATTAGCTCATACAGCTTTGCCGCTTTAGCAAAAGCAGCGCGCCCTATGCTCAATGAGCGTGCTTCCTTGGTAACGATGTCTTACCTCGGTGCTGAGCGTGCGATTCCAAACTACAACGTGATGGGTCTGGCCAAAGCGAGTCTTGAAGCGAATGTCCGCTACATGGCTGCCGCATTGGGCACCAGCAAAGAAATCCGTGTTAACGGCGTTTCTGCGGGTCCAATCAAAACACTGGCAGCAGCAGGCATTGCGAACTTTGGCAAACTGCTTAAAGGCGCTGCAGATGCTACACCAGCAAAACGCAATGTGACACAAGAAGAAGTAGGTAACGTCACTGCGTTCCTGCTCTCAGATTTGTGCTCAGGCATGACCGGTGAGATCTTGCATGTAGATGTAGGCTTCTTTATCGGCGCAGGTGCATTGGCCGCTGCAGAATAA
- the pap gene encoding polyphosphate:AMP phosphotransferase produces the protein MFAAAELGHVLDKEQYKIAADQLRQQLLTIQYQLKDRADFPVVILLGGVPTAGRGQVANLLLEWMDPRLIATHAFSAPNDEERARPPYWRYWRVLPPKGKMAILFGGWYSGPMWDQLTSQPDSVQYEHELGKIIRLETMLADEGALVLKFWLHLPKEQLKKRLKKYANDPLTSWRFDETDLWFLDHYDEVMASQQDLLQRTNLADAPWRVIESSDERYRDIAVGTHILEAITHHMERTSVRQKRVNAAPLMPSIDGVRLLDRLPLDADLSKESYNEQLEELQGRLNGLTRHPDFKKYSVVCVFEGMDAAGKGGAIRRITAALDARQYRTIPIAAPTEEERAQPYLWRFWRHIPPHGQITLFDRSWYGRVLVERVEDFASRADWMRAYGEINDFEAQISLANVIVVKFWLAISSEEQLRRFKEREEIEYKRFKITDEDWRNREKWDAYIEAGSDLIERTSTAIAPWHMVGANNKYYARLEVLRHLCERIEAALGPQKAGKKRKAT, from the coding sequence ATGTTTGCCGCCGCGGAATTGGGCCATGTGCTCGATAAAGAACAATACAAAATCGCCGCAGACCAATTGCGACAGCAGCTTCTTACGATTCAGTATCAGCTCAAAGATCGAGCAGACTTTCCGGTGGTGATTCTATTGGGGGGCGTGCCAACTGCAGGCCGTGGGCAGGTTGCTAATTTATTGCTGGAATGGATGGACCCGCGGCTGATTGCGACCCATGCATTTTCCGCGCCAAATGATGAAGAACGTGCCCGCCCTCCTTACTGGCGTTATTGGCGTGTACTGCCGCCGAAAGGAAAAATGGCCATTTTGTTTGGCGGTTGGTACAGCGGGCCGATGTGGGATCAGCTCACCTCGCAACCCGATTCCGTGCAGTATGAGCACGAGCTGGGCAAGATTATCCGGCTTGAAACCATGCTGGCCGATGAGGGCGCTTTGGTACTGAAGTTCTGGCTGCATCTGCCCAAAGAGCAGCTGAAAAAACGTCTGAAAAAATACGCCAATGATCCGCTTACTTCATGGCGTTTTGACGAAACCGATTTGTGGTTTTTAGATCATTACGATGAAGTGATGGCTTCGCAGCAGGATTTGTTGCAAAGAACCAATCTCGCCGATGCGCCATGGCGAGTGATTGAAAGTAGCGATGAGCGCTATCGCGATATTGCCGTTGGTACGCATATTCTTGAAGCCATTACGCATCATATGGAACGCACCTCGGTGCGCCAAAAACGAGTCAATGCCGCGCCGCTTATGCCATCGATTGACGGTGTCCGTTTGCTCGATCGCTTGCCACTTGACGCCGATCTGAGCAAAGAAAGTTATAACGAACAGCTTGAAGAATTGCAGGGACGATTGAATGGTTTGACCCGGCATCCCGATTTTAAAAAATACTCGGTGGTGTGTGTTTTTGAAGGCATGGATGCCGCAGGGAAGGGCGGAGCGATTCGACGCATTACCGCCGCGCTCGATGCGCGGCAATATCGGACGATCCCGATTGCTGCGCCTACCGAAGAAGAGCGTGCGCAGCCCTATTTATGGCGCTTCTGGCGTCATATTCCACCGCACGGACAAATTACTTTATTTGATCGCTCTTGGTATGGCCGAGTCTTGGTCGAGCGGGTGGAAGACTTTGCCAGTCGTGCCGACTGGATGCGCGCCTACGGCGAAATCAACGATTTCGAAGCGCAGATTAGTTTGGCGAACGTGATCGTTGTGAAATTCTGGCTGGCCATCAGTAGTGAAGAGCAATTGCGCCGCTTCAAAGAGCGTGAAGAAATTGAATACAAACGTTTCAAGATCACCGATGAAGATTGGCGCAATCGCGAAAAATGGGATGCCTACATTGAGGCGGGCAGCGATTTGATTGAGCGTACCAGTACCGCCATTGCGCCCTGGCATATGGTCGGTGCAAATAATAAGTATTATGCACGCCTCGAAGTTTTGCGCCATTTATGCGAGCGTATCGAGGCGGCGCTAGGCCCGCAAAAGGCTGGCAAAAAACGCAAAGCCACCTAA